The nucleotide sequence TGAGGCAGAAGGAGAAAACCAATGTGACCAACCTGCTTATCACCAACCTGGCCTTCTCTGACTTCCTCATGTGCCTCCTCTGCCAGCCGCTGACCGCCATCTATACCATCATGGATTACTGGATCTTCGGAGAGACCCTCTGCAAGATGTCGGCCTTCATCCAGTGTGTGTCGGTGACGGTCTCTATCCTCTCGCTCGTCCTTGTGGCCCTGGAGAGGCATCAGCTCATCATCAACCCAACAGGCTGGAAGCCCAGCATCTCTCAGGCTTACCTGGGGATTGTGCTCATCTGGGTCATTGCCTGTGTCCTCTCCCTGCCCTTCCTGGCCAATAGCATCCTGGAGAATGTCTTCCACAAGAACCACTCCAAGGCTCTGGAGTTCCTGGCGGATAAGGTGGTCTGTACTGAGTCCTGGCCACTGGCTCACCACCGCACCATCTATaccaccttcctcctcctcttccagtACTGCCTCCCACTGGGCTTCATCCTGGTCTGTTATGCACGCATCTACCGGCGCCTGCAGAGGCAGGGGCGTGTGTTCCACAAGGGCACCTACAGCTTGCGAGCTGGGCAGATGAAGCAGGTCAATGTGGTGCTGGTGGCGATGGTGGTGGCCTTCGCTGTGCTCTGGCTGCCTCTGCATGTGTTCAACAGCCTGGAGGACTGGCACCATGAGGCCATCCCCATCTGCCATGGGAACCTCATCTTCTTGGTGTGCCACTTGCTTGCCATGGCCTCCACCTGTGTCAACCCATTCATCTACGGCTTTCTCAACACCAACTTCAAGAAGGAGATCAAGGCCCTGGTGCTGACTTGCCAGCAGAGTCCCCCCCTGGAGGAGTTGGAGCATCTACCCCTGTCCACAGTACACACGGAAGTCTCCAAAGTGTCCCTGAGGCTAAATGGCAGGTCCAATCCCATTTAATCAGGTCTAGGGCTTCTCCCTGCCGTGTCCCTTGCCAGGCTCTTTCACTTAGCGAAGTGGGCACACTGCAAGCTGGGGTGGCACCCCAGCATTCCTGGCTTTCTGGGGCCCAGAGAGGCTGGCAAGAGCTGTTTTTGCATCCGTTTGCATCGTGAAAACTGGCATTCTGATACTTCAGCTGTTTGTTCCTGGGAGAATTCTGAGTGCAGATTCCAGAGGTCACAGTAAGCCTTGCAGCTTGAGCTGAAAGATGCCAGAGCCGGAGATGTCTGCTGGCAGCAGGCAGGGTTCATTCTGGTGACACAGCAACAGATGCCTGGCCTGGGAACCCAGGGATTTCACCTCCATCAGTGAGATCACGGGGTCACTGTAGGGTGAGGGAAGGAGCGCTTGGAGTCAGAGCTCCAGACCTTGGTCAACTCCTCACCTCTGTGAGAGATGGCGTATGGAGGCGCTTCAGAAGTAAAGAATTCCGTGAATGCAAAACAGTGGGATTACTGTTATATCATTAGTGCATCCAGCTGAAGAGAATAGATCCAGTAGTCTTGGTTCACAGCCCTCTGCAGCAGGAATTCCAGGACTTACTTCCTACTCCATCCCTTTTCTCTATCACTGTGTCTTCCGCCTTACATGGAAATCAGCCTGCAAGTTTCTCTCCTCGATGAGATGGCGAGCGCCCTGCAGGTGAAATCCATATATCATCATGGGGCTTGTGTCTTCCATGCCATGGACAGGCCCTGGCACAAGGAGAGAGCTCCAGGGAAGTTTTCCGTGGTGGGTTGATGGTAAAGGTGCCACTCACTGCTGAATGTTTGGTGCTGGATAGGAGTCCAGCATGGGAAGGGGCCAGGGCTCAGGCTGCTGCAGCCACAGTCTCCTGCCTGCCCTTCCTTGCCTCCAAGGACCTCATGTGATACAGCAGCTGGACTGAGACTCTGTGGCTTTCCCCACTGTTGACCCACTACAGAGGCCTCCAGAACTCAAGGCCATGGCTGCAGCTTCCTTCACTCCGTGCTCTGACCACTGAGCTGACTTGCCCCAGATAATGTGCCACGAATCTTTCAAAGCTTCCTCAGGGTATTGGGCATCCTGGGCATCCAAGTGGCCTTCAGTAGGATCAGGGGCAGGGAGTCCTGGGAGTCTAACTTCATGGGGCACTGGCTGAAAAAAGCAGGGGTCCCCTTCCTCCAGCCAGCcagggaaaaaggagaaagggcTCCAATGAGTGTGAATATCTTACCTTGGGGGTTTTGGCCTAGTCCTCTGGATGCTGAACCAGGCCCAAGGCTTCATCTATGTGTGGACCAGACAGCCTGTCCTTGCAGGGAAAGAAATGTCAAGACTGCTTCTGGGCTGCATTGGATGGGATGTCTCTGCACGGCTCTGTTGGCTCAGACCAACCCTCCAGCAGAGTGGACAGTGACTGGCCTACTATAGCCTCCCAGGGCTATAGTAGCCCAGAGCCCTGGAAGAGCCTCATCATAAGCCGGCATCGGTTCTGCACAGGGCGTCTGGCACAGGGCTCTCACGCCGACCAAGAACCCATGAACTGACACCCAAGACAAGTGC is from Macaca fascicularis isolate 582-1 chromosome 9, T2T-MFA8v1.1 and encodes:
- the LOC102146244 gene encoding neuropeptide Y receptor type 4-2, with product MNTSHLLALQLPKSLQGENRSKPLGIPYNFSDPCQDSVDMMVFIVTSYSIETVVGVLGNLCLMCVTVRQKEKTNVTNLLITNLAFSDFLMCLLCQPLTAIYTIMDYWIFGETLCKMSAFIQCVSVTVSILSLVLVALERHQLIINPTGWKPSISQAYLGIVLIWVIACVLSLPFLANSILENVFHKNHSKALEFLADKVVCTESWPLAHHRTIYTTFLLLFQYCLPLGFILVCYARIYRRLQRQGRVFHKGTYSLRAGQMKQVNVVLVAMVVAFAVLWLPLHVFNSLEDWHHEAIPICHGNLIFLVCHLLAMASTCVNPFIYGFLNTNFKKEIKALVLTCQQSPPLEELEHLPLSTVHTEVSKVSLRLNGRSNPI